A region from the Hydrogenimonas sp. genome encodes:
- a CDS encoding anaerobic dehydrogenases, typically selenocysteine-containing — protein MINEQRRTFLKGAAFTVAGATLATGVFESVVEASAEAEAEFTNTPESLDFYPPLEKWDSFRELDGDDWKRGGIERQGVRSEDNPDGILVHDYTIVPSVCSNCEAGCGLTAWVDKKTMTVRKYMGNPLHSGSRGRNCAKGYATESQMYDPDRIPFPIKRAPGSKRGEGKWIRTTWDEALQTIGKKINETLKRGDEVSKKMIIYHVGRPNENGFSGRVPHTMGIDGFDSHTNICSAGAREGSIQWANDDRNSPDWANAKLIFLQSSHAADAGHYFQQSAGLIADARKKGAKMVVLDPRLSNSAGIADLWLPVWPGTETALYLYLANRILNEKDKNGDDLIDHRFVKDWINWDRLMANRTYLKFMVTKGYISKMPEDESYESFIELMRELYSPYTKEFVVKECKLEGMEYKLDKLFEMFIDAGPRIATYLWRSGPIAHRGGWMITRSAFLPLALRGALAGDIGGVGWHHWHEISVGGKGDKATVAGRRPDKVNVWNELAWPPEYPLSTYEMSMILPHLMMDDEWRNKWNARGLKIPDRLAVWIPRMYNPVWINPDGFRWIECLKDENRMELTFNLSPTWSETNWYCDYVLPVGLAGERHDQQSAPTKPEQWTAFRQPVLRVAMEKMGWKPKVPYRGTLEAHMKAGLGEVWEENEFFAELLCLHADPDGSLGVRKHWESARHPGQPVTVKEYYDAAFSLLPKLKKAAKAAYPDSEYPCYEFMRDRGAWTENTNIYRPQEKKLRFDGAYYYAHGHRYPAYDVEKDRFGVLWVEHGGRRKSIGVEIDGVLYEGFHTPDKKLDLFCEWLIDWKWPEYALPIYPRNEREYDKMIHIVSHVHHRYMKKENEFALNTVFRLPYNIHTRSVNSKHLMEISQNHNPVWINTKDAERLGIKRGDAIKVRIVDTVSNLESGYFIAMAVPTEGTFPGVLACSHHAGRWKLKNAVEIPGFKHKLGVMGVGAPLYEMTMDGKVGTLKPKEGIEEGIKSRPESWQFKEFNKDLDNIWWDGLSGSWQNAVAPVHPDPVAGNHAWHQKVIIEKAGKDDKIGDIWVNYENNFKTYKAWRDELTRPLDSSDTERRPWWIKRPVVPLSKKAYEFRVKDL, from the coding sequence ATGATAAATGAACAAAGAAGAACTTTTCTAAAGGGTGCGGCTTTTACCGTTGCCGGCGCCACTCTGGCTACGGGAGTTTTCGAAAGTGTCGTAGAGGCTTCTGCAGAGGCTGAAGCCGAGTTTACGAACACACCGGAGAGTCTGGACTTCTACCCCCCTCTCGAGAAGTGGGACAGCTTCCGTGAACTGGACGGGGACGACTGGAAGCGCGGAGGCATCGAACGCCAAGGTGTCAGAAGTGAAGACAATCCCGACGGTATACTGGTGCACGACTATACGATAGTGCCGTCCGTCTGTTCGAACTGTGAAGCTGGCTGCGGCCTCACCGCATGGGTCGACAAAAAGACGATGACCGTAAGAAAGTACATGGGTAACCCTCTACACAGCGGCAGCCGCGGCAGAAACTGCGCAAAAGGTTATGCCACGGAATCCCAGATGTACGATCCCGACAGGATTCCTTTCCCGATAAAAAGAGCTCCTGGTTCCAAACGCGGTGAAGGGAAGTGGATACGCACCACATGGGATGAAGCTCTTCAAACGATTGGAAAGAAGATCAACGAGACGCTGAAAAGAGGCGATGAAGTATCAAAAAAGATGATCATATACCATGTCGGCCGCCCCAACGAAAACGGATTTTCTGGACGGGTTCCGCACACAATGGGCATAGACGGCTTCGACTCCCATACGAACATCTGCTCCGCCGGTGCGCGTGAAGGCTCCATCCAGTGGGCGAATGATGACAGGAACTCTCCGGACTGGGCAAACGCGAAACTGATATTTCTCCAGTCGTCGCATGCAGCCGATGCCGGCCACTACTTCCAGCAGTCTGCCGGTCTTATAGCGGACGCGCGCAAGAAAGGTGCGAAAATGGTCGTACTCGATCCGCGTCTTTCAAACTCCGCGGGTATTGCGGATCTCTGGCTTCCGGTATGGCCCGGTACGGAGACGGCTCTATATCTCTATCTCGCCAACCGTATTTTGAACGAGAAGGATAAAAACGGCGACGATCTTATAGACCATAGGTTTGTCAAAGATTGGATAAACTGGGACCGCCTGATGGCAAACCGTACATACCTGAAGTTTATGGTTACAAAAGGGTATATCTCCAAAATGCCAGAAGACGAGAGTTACGAGAGCTTTATCGAGCTCATGAGAGAGCTCTATTCGCCCTATACCAAGGAGTTCGTCGTCAAAGAGTGCAAACTTGAGGGTATGGAGTACAAGCTGGACAAGCTTTTCGAAATGTTCATAGATGCCGGTCCCAGGATCGCAACATATCTCTGGAGGTCCGGCCCCATAGCCCACCGTGGCGGCTGGATGATTACCCGGTCCGCATTTTTGCCTCTCGCGCTCCGCGGTGCTTTGGCCGGCGACATCGGCGGTGTCGGCTGGCACCACTGGCACGAAATCTCTGTCGGCGGGAAGGGTGACAAGGCTACCGTAGCCGGCAGACGCCCCGACAAAGTGAATGTCTGGAACGAGTTGGCATGGCCGCCCGAGTACCCTCTGAGTACTTACGAGATGAGTATGATCCTTCCGCATCTGATGATGGATGACGAGTGGAGAAACAAGTGGAATGCGAGAGGTCTGAAGATTCCGGACAGGCTTGCCGTCTGGATTCCAAGAATGTACAACCCGGTATGGATCAACCCGGACGGATTCCGCTGGATAGAGTGTCTTAAAGACGAAAATCGCATGGAACTCACTTTCAACCTCTCTCCGACATGGTCTGAAACGAACTGGTACTGCGACTACGTCCTTCCGGTCGGGCTTGCCGGGGAGCGCCACGACCAGCAGTCCGCTCCTACCAAACCGGAGCAGTGGACCGCATTCAGGCAGCCGGTTCTTCGGGTTGCGATGGAGAAGATGGGGTGGAAGCCGAAAGTGCCCTACCGCGGCACTCTGGAGGCTCATATGAAAGCGGGCCTCGGAGAGGTGTGGGAGGAGAACGAGTTCTTCGCCGAGCTTCTCTGCCTGCACGCCGACCCGGACGGCTCACTGGGTGTTCGCAAACACTGGGAGAGCGCAAGACACCCCGGTCAGCCGGTTACCGTAAAAGAGTATTACGACGCAGCGTTCAGTCTGCTTCCGAAGCTCAAAAAGGCGGCCAAAGCGGCCTATCCTGACAGTGAGTACCCCTGTTACGAATTTATGCGTGACCGCGGTGCATGGACGGAGAATACGAATATCTACCGTCCGCAGGAGAAGAAGCTCAGATTCGACGGTGCATACTACTACGCCCACGGACACAGATACCCGGCATACGACGTCGAAAAGGACAGGTTCGGCGTGTTGTGGGTGGAGCACGGCGGACGCCGAAAATCTATCGGTGTGGAGATAGACGGAGTACTTTACGAAGGTTTCCATACCCCGGACAAGAAGCTCGATCTCTTCTGTGAGTGGCTTATCGACTGGAAGTGGCCCGAATACGCCCTTCCGATCTACCCAAGAAACGAGCGTGAGTATGACAAGATGATTCACATAGTTTCGCATGTCCACCACCGCTATATGAAAAAGGAGAACGAATTCGCTCTAAATACCGTATTCAGGCTTCCGTACAATATCCACACCAGGAGCGTAAACTCCAAGCACCTGATGGAGATAAGCCAGAACCACAACCCGGTCTGGATAAACACGAAAGATGCGGAGCGCCTCGGAATCAAGCGCGGAGACGCTATTAAAGTTAGAATAGTCGATACGGTGAGCAACCTGGAGAGCGGTTACTTCATTGCTATGGCCGTTCCGACCGAAGGGACCTTCCCCGGTGTTCTGGCATGCAGCCACCATGCAGGCCGCTGGAAACTCAAAAATGCCGTCGAGATTCCCGGCTTTAAGCACAAACTGGGTGTAATGGGGGTCGGAGCTCCTCTGTATGAGATGACGATGGACGGCAAAGTGGGAACGCTGAAGCCGAAAGAGGGTATAGAAGAGGGGATCAAGAGCCGCCCCGAATCGTGGCAGTTCAAAGAGTTCAACAAAGACCTCGACAATATCTGGTGGGACGGCCTGAGCGGTTCATGGCAGAATGCCGTGGCCCCGGTACACCCCGATCCGGTTGCAGGCAACCACGCCTGGCACCAGAAGGTCATCATAGAGAAAGCGGGCAAAGATGACAAGATCGGCGACATCTGGGTAAACTACGAAAACAACTTCAAGACCTACAAGGCATGGAGAGACGAACTTACCAGGCCGCTTGACTCTTCCGACACGGAGAGGAGGCCGTGGTGGATCAAGCGTCCGGTCGTTCCCCTGAGCAAGAAGGCTTACGAATTCAGGGTGAAAGATCTCTAA
- a CDS encoding Fe-S-cluster-containing hydrogenase components 1, producing the protein MVEHATAATNAVVTLDVALPGIVWGWMITLNMWAKSIATGVILVGVYLLKKYGDRVGGVKSLMPVIAFIFLNIFLLFTLLDLHHPYRMLNIFLHPHFTSAITVGAWLATILTGIIFVMAAGRVLGKLDEELYDKLLWAAFIFAIPVTLYTATIMGEAAARELWQTPTELMQMVLAAFIGGSAVYLVLGIGDREVKRDLAIVLAVSASLSFIIYMGEYYFGAMKAEEVAATIAFVKSGGEYHTMFWIGQYLGYIIPVVLVILGLKNRSNSLLALASVLALAGLWIAKHVWLVIPQLLNLS; encoded by the coding sequence ATGGTAGAACATGCGACAGCCGCGACCAATGCGGTGGTGACCCTCGACGTTGCGCTTCCGGGCATCGTATGGGGCTGGATGATCACTCTCAACATGTGGGCCAAGAGTATAGCCACGGGCGTTATTCTGGTCGGAGTTTATCTGCTCAAGAAGTATGGGGACCGTGTAGGCGGAGTGAAGAGTCTCATGCCGGTGATCGCGTTCATATTTCTGAACATATTCCTTCTCTTCACGCTACTGGATCTGCACCACCCCTACAGGATGCTCAATATCTTCCTCCATCCGCACTTTACATCCGCGATTACGGTGGGTGCATGGCTGGCTACGATTCTGACCGGCATCATCTTCGTCATGGCTGCCGGCAGGGTGCTCGGCAAACTGGATGAGGAGCTGTACGACAAACTGCTCTGGGCTGCGTTCATTTTTGCGATTCCTGTGACGCTCTACACCGCAACCATCATGGGCGAAGCAGCTGCAAGAGAGCTGTGGCAGACTCCTACGGAGCTCATGCAGATGGTGCTTGCGGCGTTTATAGGCGGCTCGGCGGTCTATCTGGTTCTTGGGATAGGTGACAGAGAGGTTAAACGGGACCTTGCGATCGTCCTTGCGGTCAGCGCATCTCTATCGTTCATCATATATATGGGCGAGTACTACTTCGGCGCCATGAAAGCGGAAGAGGTTGCGGCCACCATCGCCTTCGTCAAGAGCGGCGGCGAATACCATACCATGTTCTGGATCGGCCAGTACCTGGGATATATCATTCCGGTCGTACTGGTGATACTCGGTCTGAAGAACAGATCCAATTCGCTTTTGGCGCTTGCGTCCGTTCTGGCCCTGGCCGGTCTGTGGATAGCAAAGCATGTGTGGCTAGTGATTCCGCAGCTTTTGAATCTCAGTTAA
- a CDS encoding Fe-S-cluster-containing hydrogenase components 1, producing MKLGFLVDLGLCMGCKGCEVSCKVENSVPIGMWRLRVKYVDVGTFPEAKRTFTPLRCNHCENAPCERICPVSALHYLDNGIVNVDKERCIGCAGCVMACPYGAIYIDPETNSADKCTYCAHRVAGGMMPACVVACPVEANIFGDLDDPASSISRYIMEHQGNVKVRKPEKNTAPKHFYVGGGEVNLNPLASERIEGFSLFDNITHLKHIGGH from the coding sequence ATGAAGCTCGGCTTTTTGGTAGATCTTGGGCTCTGTATGGGTTGTAAAGGGTGCGAGGTCTCATGCAAAGTGGAAAACAGCGTTCCGATCGGAATGTGGAGACTTCGTGTCAAATATGTCGATGTGGGGACCTTCCCCGAGGCGAAGAGAACCTTCACGCCGCTGAGGTGTAACCATTGTGAAAATGCGCCCTGTGAGCGTATATGCCCGGTGAGTGCTCTGCACTATCTGGACAACGGTATAGTGAATGTGGACAAGGAGCGCTGTATCGGCTGTGCAGGCTGTGTCATGGCGTGTCCCTACGGAGCTATCTATATAGACCCCGAGACCAATTCGGCGGACAAGTGTACATACTGTGCGCACCGTGTAGCCGGCGGAATGATGCCCGCATGTGTGGTCGCCTGTCCGGTAGAGGCGAACATATTCGGCGACCTGGACGATCCTGCCAGCAGCATAAGCCGCTACATCATGGAGCATCAGGGCAACGTAAAAGTCAGAAAGCCGGAGAAAAACACCGCTCCGAAGCACTTCTACGTAGGCGGAGGCGAGGTGAACCTCAATCCTCTGGCAAGCGAGCGTATAGAAGGATTCAGTCTCTTTGACAACATTACGCACCTTAAACATATAGGAGGTCACTAA
- a CDS encoding two-component system histidine kinase: MLKSNLKLSQIFYLNFILLLTGTLAFASLIIYYSIKEIEIKQYTNQLKSEIAYVRSRLEEGKSLGLAAKEMSEIMGRPLRVTLIAMDGRPLFDNEADVTRMENHANRPEVMEARRSGFATAVRYSETVGNDRIYAAKKIELNGEDAVLRLSVSLDSVMMDFTQLWLRIALVFLVAVVLGFIISRLIQRAIDAELGKVTEYLRVIAAKNYKADISAAFSAEFSAIAKLLKKLAKRLEKNEKKKRKYTAKLRLASRQRSEIISAISHEFKNPVAAVMGYTETLLDDENLPLSIRKKFLTRIEENTRRISEMIDRLSFATRLENSEITPNMSDFELNGVVQAAAHALMQKYHDRDVLVKADESVLIHADKTMMEMVIVNLIDNALKYSDSDVEVRIDSERLSVIDRGEGIEESEIDAVTKKFYRVQKHSWDNSMGLGLAIVKYILKLHNIEIEISSERGKGTTVSFRLPAVCGIINKSEVRSKQA, translated from the coding sequence GTGCTGAAATCCAACCTGAAACTCTCACAGATATTCTATCTGAACTTCATACTCCTTCTTACAGGTACGCTGGCATTCGCTTCGCTCATCATCTACTACTCCATAAAAGAGATAGAGATAAAACAGTATACGAACCAGCTCAAGAGTGAAATAGCCTATGTCAGATCCAGGCTGGAGGAGGGGAAATCTCTCGGTCTCGCCGCCAAAGAGATGAGCGAGATCATGGGACGCCCGCTGCGTGTTACGCTGATAGCGATGGACGGCAGACCGCTTTTCGACAATGAAGCCGATGTCACCCGTATGGAGAACCATGCGAACAGGCCGGAGGTGATGGAGGCGCGCAGAAGCGGCTTCGCAACCGCGGTGCGCTACTCCGAAACCGTGGGAAACGACCGCATTTATGCTGCCAAAAAGATAGAGTTGAACGGCGAAGATGCCGTTTTGCGCCTGTCGGTCTCGCTTGACAGTGTGATGATGGATTTCACCCAGTTGTGGTTGCGCATAGCACTGGTATTTCTGGTTGCGGTAGTTTTGGGTTTCATCATAAGCCGTCTGATCCAAAGAGCGATAGATGCCGAACTGGGAAAGGTTACCGAATATCTCAGGGTAATAGCCGCGAAAAACTACAAGGCCGATATATCCGCCGCATTTTCGGCCGAATTCTCCGCCATTGCCAAACTTTTGAAAAAGCTTGCCAAACGGCTCGAGAAGAATGAAAAGAAGAAGCGCAAATATACGGCGAAACTGCGGCTTGCAAGCAGACAGCGGAGTGAGATCATATCGGCGATAAGCCATGAGTTCAAAAATCCTGTCGCCGCCGTGATGGGATATACGGAGACTCTTCTTGACGATGAAAACCTTCCGCTTTCGATAAGAAAAAAATTTCTGACCCGCATAGAGGAGAATACCAGGCGAATAAGCGAGATGATCGACAGGCTCAGTTTCGCCACCCGCCTCGAAAACAGCGAGATAACCCCTAATATGAGTGATTTCGAGCTAAACGGCGTGGTTCAGGCTGCGGCACATGCGCTTATGCAGAAGTATCATGACAGAGATGTCCTCGTTAAAGCAGACGAGAGTGTGCTCATACATGCCGACAAAACGATGATGGAGATGGTCATCGTCAATCTCATAGACAACGCCCTCAAGTACTCCGACAGTGATGTCGAGGTCCGCATCGATTCGGAGCGTCTTAGTGTAATTGACCGCGGTGAGGGTATAGAGGAGAGTGAGATCGATGCCGTTACCAAAAAGTTTTACCGTGTTCAGAAACATAGCTGGGACAACTCGATGGGCCTTGGACTAGCTATAGTGAAATATATTCTAAAGCTGCATAATATAGAGATTGAGATAAGCTCCGAGCGCGGGAAGGGGACTACGGTCAGCTTCAGACTCCCCGCCGTATGCGGCATCATCAATAAAAGTGAAGTGCGATCCAAGCAGGCTTGA
- a CDS encoding two-component system response regulator: MAFIVVIEDERDLLELLEYHLNKEGHETFASLSVQPVRKLLEEEMPDLMIVDRNLPGVEGSEFVQGLREEGIDVPVIFLTAKVADSEIEEGFLRGGDDYVTKPFNFRELLHRVRAILRRSKPEESEVVRYRDITIKPKSHEVFVGERAVELTKLEFDLLLELVKNRNIVLSRDLLLERVWGDVGDFQVRTVNVAVNRLKEKIDPDKSKNYIKSVRGVGYQMC; encoded by the coding sequence ATGGCGTTTATCGTGGTCATCGAAGATGAGAGAGATCTTCTGGAGCTTTTGGAGTACCACCTGAACAAAGAGGGGCATGAGACATTCGCCTCTCTCAGCGTTCAACCGGTACGGAAACTGCTGGAGGAGGAGATGCCGGACCTGATGATTGTCGACAGAAACCTTCCCGGCGTGGAGGGGAGCGAGTTTGTGCAGGGACTTCGCGAAGAGGGTATCGACGTCCCTGTTATCTTTCTTACCGCCAAAGTGGCCGACTCGGAGATAGAGGAGGGTTTTTTGCGCGGCGGAGACGACTATGTGACCAAACCCTTCAACTTCAGAGAGCTTCTTCACAGGGTACGGGCAATTTTGCGCAGGAGCAAACCGGAGGAGAGCGAAGTGGTCCGTTACCGTGACATCACGATCAAACCCAAAAGCCATGAAGTCTTTGTCGGTGAGAGAGCGGTGGAGCTTACGAAGCTGGAGTTCGACCTGCTGCTGGAACTGGTGAAAAACAGAAATATCGTTCTTAGCCGCGATCTCCTTCTCGAGAGGGTGTGGGGAGATGTGGGCGACTTCCAGGTCCGCACGGTCAACGTGGCCGTAAACAGGCTTAAAGAGAAGATTGACCCGGACAAGAGTAAAAACTATATCAAGTCTGTCCGCGGTGTGGGGTACCAGATGTGCTGA
- a CDS encoding phosphate transport system regulatory protein PhoU, producing the protein MLSSYQEKLLEVNSAMRELAGMIEKAQKTAFDGFKNSDTRKLDEAKEALKGCGSKANEIDNEVIKTLALYGPEATELREMVGYLKMTNELVNTCSTLRSYIKNNKSLIAGEFDLGKIKASLQALHQSALNAVTSMVKMIDISQSEEELRSLYRSIKVEESKGDDLYSIVQKDLSDTLYHTDIDPLDFMTVLKLARKLERISDHATDVARLLIYIKSGGELGSG; encoded by the coding sequence ATGCTTTCAAGTTATCAGGAGAAGCTTTTAGAGGTCAACAGTGCTATGAGGGAGCTCGCCGGCATGATCGAGAAGGCCCAGAAAACCGCTTTCGATGGGTTCAAAAACTCCGATACCAGGAAACTGGACGAAGCGAAAGAGGCGTTGAAAGGGTGCGGTTCCAAAGCTAACGAGATAGACAACGAAGTGATAAAGACGCTTGCGCTCTACGGGCCGGAGGCTACGGAGCTTCGGGAGATGGTTGGCTACCTGAAGATGACCAACGAACTGGTCAACACCTGTTCGACTCTTAGGTCATATATAAAGAACAACAAATCGCTCATAGCCGGAGAGTTCGACCTCGGGAAGATAAAGGCTTCGCTGCAGGCGCTTCACCAGAGCGCGCTTAATGCGGTAACTTCTATGGTAAAGATGATAGATATATCCCAAAGCGAAGAGGAGCTGCGCTCTCTCTACCGCTCCATAAAAGTGGAAGAGTCCAAAGGAGACGACCTCTACTCGATAGTGCAGAAGGATCTGTCCGATACTCTCTACCATACCGATATAGATCCGCTCGACTTCATGACCGTGCTCAAACTCGCCAGAAAACTGGAGCGCATAAGCGACCACGCTACCGATGTGGCAAGGCTTCTCATATATATAAAGAGCGGCGGAGAACTGGGGAGCGGCTGA
- a CDS encoding phosphate ABC transporter, periplasmic phosphate-binding protein PstS — protein sequence MLKKTVAALAAGVIAATAADISGAGASFPAPVYFDWAYIYQKDTGNRVNYQSIGSGGGIKQVSARTVDFGASDKPLKKRKLDKKGLYQFPAVIGSIIAAYNIPGIKDGELRLENRDLAAIFLGKIEYWDDKRIAEDNPGLKLPHKKIVVCRRADGSGTTFNFSYFLAHVSDEWADTVGIGKALDWPTGLGGKGNEGVSSLIKQNPYSIGYVEYAYKLKNGFGAAVLQTKSGKWVEAKEENFKAAAKYAKWSGKNHFYRILALQPGDNSYPIVAATFILLPRENSEKNREVVKFFDFAFEKGDEAAKKLGYIPLPAETKSMIREYWREHGIY from the coding sequence ATGCTTAAGAAGACGGTCGCGGCTCTGGCCGCAGGTGTGATAGCGGCAACGGCTGCAGACATCAGCGGTGCAGGTGCATCGTTTCCGGCGCCGGTCTATTTCGACTGGGCTTACATCTACCAGAAGGATACCGGCAACAGGGTAAACTACCAGTCCATCGGATCGGGCGGGGGAATCAAGCAGGTCTCCGCCCGCACGGTAGACTTCGGCGCGAGCGACAAACCTCTTAAAAAACGCAAACTCGACAAAAAGGGGCTCTACCAGTTTCCGGCGGTCATAGGCTCCATCATAGCGGCCTACAACATTCCCGGGATAAAAGACGGCGAACTCAGGCTGGAAAACCGTGATCTCGCGGCCATCTTCCTCGGCAAAATAGAGTACTGGGACGACAAGCGCATAGCAGAAGACAATCCGGGCCTGAAGCTTCCGCATAAAAAGATTGTCGTCTGCCGCAGAGCCGACGGCTCAGGTACGACATTCAACTTTAGTTACTTTCTGGCTCATGTAAGTGACGAATGGGCCGACACCGTAGGCATCGGTAAAGCTCTCGACTGGCCGACCGGACTCGGCGGAAAGGGCAACGAGGGAGTCTCAAGCCTTATAAAGCAGAATCCATACAGCATAGGTTATGTCGAATACGCCTACAAACTCAAAAACGGTTTCGGCGCCGCGGTTCTTCAGACAAAAAGCGGGAAATGGGTCGAAGCGAAAGAGGAGAATTTCAAAGCGGCGGCAAAATATGCGAAGTGGTCCGGCAAAAACCACTTCTACCGGATTCTTGCCCTTCAGCCCGGTGACAACAGCTATCCGATCGTAGCGGCAACATTCATACTCCTGCCCAGAGAGAATAGTGAGAAGAACAGGGAGGTGGTCAAATTCTTCGACTTCGCCTTCGAAAAAGGTGACGAAGCTGCGAAGAAACTCGGCTACATACCCCTGCCGGCCGAAACAAAGTCGATGATAAGAGAGTACTGGAGAGAGCACGGAATATATTGA
- a CDS encoding phosphate transport system permease protein PstC — protein MIDTIFHNTTRFFAISVLLVLAALFAVLFSEAKPAMEAFGLDFIINSKWAPNMEIFGGYPAIYGSIVSTIIAMLIATPIAIGIAIFLSELTPPWISTPVGMAIELLAAIPSIIYGMWGLFYLAPVLRDIWGGNGLGLMTAGIVLSIMILPFMAAITRDAMKTTPEILKESAYGMGATRWEVLKDVVIPYVKSGIIGSIILALGRAVGETMAVTFVMGNSHKVPSSIFQPATSIPVTLANEFTEADTDLYYSSLFYLALILLVISFTVIAVAKFWFLRNLQEQRI, from the coding sequence GTGATCGACACCATCTTTCACAATACTACACGCTTTTTCGCCATATCCGTACTACTGGTGCTCGCCGCACTCTTTGCGGTACTCTTCAGCGAGGCCAAACCGGCGATGGAGGCCTTCGGCCTCGACTTCATCATAAACAGCAAGTGGGCACCCAACATGGAGATTTTCGGAGGGTACCCGGCAATATACGGCTCTATAGTCTCGACGATCATCGCCATGCTGATAGCCACGCCGATAGCCATCGGTATAGCGATATTTCTCAGTGAACTCACCCCTCCCTGGATTTCGACACCGGTGGGGATGGCCATAGAGCTGCTTGCCGCCATCCCATCCATTATCTACGGTATGTGGGGGCTCTTTTATCTGGCTCCCGTCCTAAGGGACATATGGGGCGGCAACGGCCTGGGCCTTATGACAGCCGGCATAGTCCTCTCTATCATGATTCTCCCTTTCATGGCGGCCATAACCAGGGATGCCATGAAGACTACACCGGAGATTCTGAAAGAGTCGGCCTACGGCATGGGAGCCACACGCTGGGAGGTTCTTAAAGATGTCGTCATCCCGTATGTCAAAAGCGGCATAATCGGTTCCATCATTCTCGCACTCGGCCGTGCGGTCGGGGAGACTATGGCGGTAACCTTCGTCATGGGCAACTCCCACAAGGTCCCAAGCTCGATATTCCAGCCCGCTACATCGATTCCGGTAACACTCGCCAACGAATTCACGGAGGCCGATACCGATCTCTACTACTCGAGCCTATTCTATCTGGCGCTGATACTGCTTGTAATCAGCTTCACGGTAATCGCGGTGGCGAAATTCTGGTTTCTGAGAAACCTTCAGGAGCAGCGCATATGA